The sequence GACATTATTGACAGACTCAGGTATGCCAAAAAAATTTGAGTGGATACTTTGCTTCATTTATCTCAACTTATTGACTATGTTATGCTACTTAACAGTGAACTGTAGTATACTTGCTAATGGTAATTGCTAGAAATCTACATTTTAAAATCAGTTTGAATGAATCTGCTGGAATTAGTCTCACAAATGTTCTGTTTCAACTGGCTCGTGAAATTATTTTCTCTTGCATCATGAAAAAGGTTAGCTAGCATTTTACCTGTTTTTGGGGATTTATCTTGCATCTTATGTTTTGGCAGACATCATACAAAGAGCTCGTGGAATGTCTCCCGGAAAATTATATAAGGACAAAAGTAAACCAGACTGCTTTCTCAAGATGGTATGCACATCTTGTTTCCCAGcaaaaattttcctttttttatttgtctgtATATGCTAGTCAACCTCACTGGTTATGCTACCAATGCTCTGTTACCTTGAATCTGGTGGAGTTGATGTTGCTTGATGATTAACATGTTTTCTTAACCTATCTGATTTTGGTATGCATTATTATGCTAAGCCTAGatgatatagattttattcCCTTGGCTTGCTTTAACATGTCAAACATGTAGACCAGAAATGAAGTCTTGACTAAAGCTGGAAGCACAAAGGATGTCCGCCACTTTGAGTTCCAATCTGTTTCCTCTGTGAGTCAGTTACGTTTAAGGTCAACTTTCAATTAATTTTGAGGGTGATGTCTTCTCATCTTATTTTGATTTCTCCTCTTTTTAAGACTATCGAATATGAAGTCGGCGATGTTGTTGAGCTTCTTCCAAGCCAAAATCCTTCAGCTATAGATGCGTTTATAGAACGCTGCGATTTAGACCCAGAATCATTCATTATAGTAAGTTAGCTCCGATCGGTtgatacttggatataaaataaTTTGGGATTCAAAATAAATCCTGAGGGTTAATTTGTTTTCAGGTTGGTCcgagagagacagagaataGTGGTGTCAATGAAGAAATGAATACACAGCTCCCTATCAAGCTTAAGACTTTTGTTGAATTAACAATGGATGTTACATCCGCTTCACCCCGACGATACTTCTTTGAGGTAAGAACCCTTTTATCCTAATGTATTTGAATTCCAAATTTATGGAAGTTCTTTTCATCTTACGTAGATATGGCTTTGAGTATATTTATGAAACAAGTTTTTGATGCAAACCCTTGCAATGTATTATCTCTGCTCAGGTTATGAGCTTCTATGCAACAGCTGAACATGAGAAGGAGAGACTTCAATACTTTGCCTCACCCGAGGGGAGGGATGATCTCTACAATTACAAtcagaaggaaagaagaagcatTCTTGAGGTAAATTAGCACCAGATCTCACAGGTCCATGATTCTTCTTGAACACGCATTGACTCGATTAACCATATGGATCGTATTGCTAATGCCTATGTAGGTGCTAGAGGATTTTCCTTCCGTACAAATCTCTTTTGAGTGGCTAGTACAGTTAGTTCCACCGCTAAAACCAAGAGCTTTTTCGATATCTTCGTCTCCTTTGGCCCACCCTGATCAAGTACATTTGACCGTAAGCATAGTGTCATGGATCACGCCTTATAAGAGAACTAGAAAAGGTCTATGCTCCTCTTGGCTTGCAAGCCTCACACCTGAACAAGGttagaaactttgtttcttctttaccATAACTGGCTCAGTTCTTTGTTTctgatgtgttttctttatttccCCGTTGTGGTTAGAGGTACACATACCGGTTTGGTTTCACAAAGGCTCCCTTCCTGCTCCACCACAGTCGCGTCCGCTCATCTTAGTGGGACCTGGAACCGGATGTGCGCCTTTCCGTGGGTTCATAGCTGAGAGATTCGTACAAGCTCAGTCAATCCCGGTGGCGCCAGTCATGTTCTTCTTCGGATGCAGAAACAAAGACACAGACTTTCTATACCGCGATTTCTGGGAGTATCACACAAGAGAAGGAGGAATGCTCTCTGAAGAGATGGGCGGAGGCTTTTACACAGCATTCTCTAGAGACCAACCGAAGAAGGTTTACGTGCAACACAAGATCCGCGAGATGAGCAAGAAAGTTTGGGATTTGCTACGCGATGGAGCTGCCATTTACGTGGCTGGCTCGTCGACGAAAATGCCGGCTGATGTAATGTCGGCTTTAGAGGAGATTGTGTCAGAAGAAGAGACGGGAGGATCAAAGGAGGAGGCTTCACGGCGGCTCAAGGCTTTGGAAAAGGCAGGGATGTACAATGTTGAAGCTTGGTCTTAAATCCAACTTCCTTACGTTATATGAAGCCAAGAAGCTTCGGTTATTGTTGtgacattaatttttttaactttattttgataattcATATACTATTAACAAAGTTAACTAAAACTGAAGATGATTTGTCTAATGTTATGTTTACATAGATATATTTAATGTTAAGTAACATACTGCttgcttttgtttttacttttgtatGGAAGGGAAGTAAATTTCTTTTACACGAaaaagatgatttttaaaagtagTATTGATGATATCAGGCAATGGAATTAAATAGGATTTTAGTGTTCATAGATGAATGGTCTCTGGCTGGAGTTTGAAGTTGAGAAAGCTAATAGAGAAGCATGTCTCATCGCTCAAAGCGTCACTAGAGATCTGAGATTACAATCGTATGTTGTTGTATCTTATCCTCAGTGACTTCGTGGAGTCTTTGAAGAAGAGACCTCCTTATCCTCTTTGTGCTAAGCTTGTGTTTTTTGGGTTACAAGGTTCTAATTGTTGATGATCGGTATAGTTTAAAAGGGTGGGATTAATTTCCTTGGTTCGGAATTTTTTGTAGAAGCCTGAAACTTTGTATTTGTGCTACTGCAAGCCTAAGCAGTTTTAAATCTAATATAACAAatcagttgaccaaaaaaaaaaaaaagtagtattgATGAAAAAAGTGAGAGCAATCGAGCATGcgtgaataacaaaaaaagataaatgattcgTTCCTCCATTAAATCCCCATAAAAGCAGTCAGATTTCTACGGACCGTAGTAAGATTAAAAAAGTGATTCAGAATTgtacaaaagtatatataaaaaaagatttagaaatTATCTTCAAACTCATAATCTaaacatatttagaaattatataCGAAAAGATGTCCTTGATTATCATTAATTTTATTGAGTAAACAACCTAAATTATAGTATATTAATTAATggagttttttcttctttttgttaaaaaggtcaactttttttttttggtttcattctTGAAGCTCCATTGGCATCCAACAaacaaagctctctctctctctctgtctgtctCTCACCCACCACCTTCACAACATacaatcatcattcatcatcttcttcttcagtgtTTCCTCACTTTTTCCGCAATCTTTCTTCTACTGTCACCgacgagaagaaaaagaaaacaaatttcctttttttttttttcacttagtGGGAAATtgcaattaattaaataaaaatttaaaaatttaaaggCTTCTCTTTCGTCAGTTATTTGTTgtttcatctctcttctctctctctctctgatcgtAATAAAGTGAAGGAATCAGTTTAGGTCTTCTTgccctcctcctctctctctctctctctccttccagCTCAATTCTCGATCAAAAAGGTTTACtctttcttcttaattattgaaaattacCACTATTAGAAGTGGGTTGTGATCATTCAGATCCTGATCtcaaattgtttattttctgtaTTGGTCCAATTTTGATGGATGATACACTCTGTTTTCtcacttctttgtattaatCGTAAAATTGGTTTTATCACTTTTAGGTGTCTCTTACTTATCTCAATTGGGTTTGTCTGTTTCTCTGTCGAAGcaaagtttttatctttttgtcttATTATTATTGTGGATGTTGTCGGAATTTTCTTAACctaatttagggttttatcaGTTAATGTACTTGCATTCAACTTTACTGAAACCTCAAGTTAGTTGTTTGTGTGTGAGTGATCGAAACTCTCAGTTGCTACTAGACACAGTTTGGGTTTTGTTGAGATGAATTTGTATGTAGTTTGAAACCGCTTTATCCCATCAGCCTCTCATCAAAGATTCAAACCCCTGTTTTATCATTGCAGGTAGGTAAACGTGGAGATCAGAAACAGATTGTTAACTACATGTTTTGGGGGATCAGAGTTCTGTAGATAGTTAGTTACCTTTAAGCAACGTTGAAAAGGTTTTTGAGTGTCTTATAATCGGATGATTTTTAAACCATTTGGTCTGTTAAAGTTGAGGTTAAGGAATCTGTTCAAATTaacatagaaagaaagaaagaaagaaagagagacgagATAGAGCAGGACAGGATGGGATGTGTTTCTTCTTGCTTTCGGGTCGAAGACATTGATGACTACATGAATCCAAATAGCTCTGTCTATAGGAACTGTCCCTGCATTAGATGCCTTGCTCATAATTTCCTTAACCTGGTACGTTTCTTCACATTGCTTATTTCATCAGTTGATGCTTTCTTATTGTTTTaattctcaaaagttttcatctttcCATGATCACAGTTTCTAGTGCTtgtcacaaatatttatttggATCTTTAAATCTTCGTTGCAGTATATCTCGGTCTTCAGAAGAGGGGAAACTCGCTCTCTCCCATCTTCGGTTCAAGCTACTGCATCGAtgacttcctcttcttcgcACGATAACTTTCTGTCTGAAGCATTCCGTTCTACGCCAAGACCTCTGCCTTATGATGCTGATCCTAGATATTTCCGCTCACTCGTCTCAAGACGGGAGAAGGGTTCAAGTCATTCCCATGAGGAAGCTGAACCTTTAAGAAGTGATAGCGATGCAGATTCTGAATCTTTCGGCCTAGGAGGATGCAAATGGGCTAACAACAATAAGTCCACTATCTCTGATAAAGATTCCAAAGAAGAGTACTCTAGTAAATCCAGTCTCAGGATTCTGAAATCAAAGTCAAAGTCAATAATGGCAGAGTCTGAAAACATGTATATACTgtctgaagatgaagatgtcTGTCCAACTTGTCTTGAAGGTGTGGAAACTCCCACTCCTAGTTGTCTTTTGCAATTTCCTTTTTGTTCCTTATAAAGCATTCATCttcttgttggttttttttgcaGAATATACATCAGAAAACCCAAAGATTGTG comes from Camelina sativa cultivar DH55 chromosome 19, Cs, whole genome shotgun sequence and encodes:
- the LOC104763789 gene encoding E3 ubiquitin-protein ligase At3g02290, producing MGCVSSCFRVEDIDDYMNPNSSVYRNCPCIRCLAHNFLNLYISVFRRGETRSLPSSVQATASMTSSSSHDNFLSEAFRSTPRPLPYDADPRYFRSLVSRREKGSSHSHEEAEPLRSDSDADSESFGLGGCKWANNNKSTISDKDSKEEYSSKSSLRILKSKSKSIMAESENMYILSEDEDVCPTCLEEYTSENPKIVTKCSHHFHLGCIYEWMERSENCPVCGKVMEFNETP
- the LOC104763790 gene encoding NADPH-dependent diflavin oxidoreductase 1 isoform X2 — encoded protein: MINTHQGMIRYEGTLDPWMLSLWSTLYQINPKYFPKGPDVKISQDDLIDQPKYRILYLKQEKLESTLLTDSDIIQRARGMSPGKLYKDKSKPDCFLKMTRNEVLTKAGSTKDVRHFEFQSVSSTIEYEVGDVVELLPSQNPSAIDAFIERCDLDPESFIIVGPRETENSGVNEEMNTQLPIKLKTFVELTMDVTSASPRRYFFEVMSFYATAEHEKERLQYFASPEGRDDLYNYNQKERRSILEVLEDFPSVQISFEWLVQLVPPLKPRAFSISSSPLAHPDQVHLTVSIVSWITPYKRTRKGLCSSWLASLTPEQEVHIPVWFHKGSLPAPPQSRPLILVGPGTGCAPFRGFIAERFVQAQSIPVAPVMFFFGCRNKDTDFLYRDFWEYHTREGGMLSEEMGGGFYTAFSRDQPKKVYVQHKIREMSKKVWDLLRDGAAIYVAGSSTKMPADVMSALEEIVSEEETGGSKEEASRRLKALEKAGMYNVEAWS
- the LOC104763790 gene encoding NADPH-dependent diflavin oxidoreductase 1 isoform X1; protein product: MAMAMAMGEKPRKLLVLYASQTGNALDAAERIGREAERRGCPASIVSTDEFDASYLPHEEAVVFVVSTTGQGDSPDSFKSFWKFLLVRNLRKDWLQGVRFAVFGLGDSGYQKYNFVAKKLDKRLSGIGATTIIEKGLGDDQHPSGYEGTLDPWMLSLWSTLYQINPKYFPKGPDVKISQDDLIDQPKYRILYLKQEKLESTLLTDSDIIQRARGMSPGKLYKDKSKPDCFLKMTRNEVLTKAGSTKDVRHFEFQSVSSTIEYEVGDVVELLPSQNPSAIDAFIERCDLDPESFIIVGPRETENSGVNEEMNTQLPIKLKTFVELTMDVTSASPRRYFFEVMSFYATAEHEKERLQYFASPEGRDDLYNYNQKERRSILEVLEDFPSVQISFEWLVQLVPPLKPRAFSISSSPLAHPDQVHLTVSIVSWITPYKRTRKGLCSSWLASLTPEQEVHIPVWFHKGSLPAPPQSRPLILVGPGTGCAPFRGFIAERFVQAQSIPVAPVMFFFGCRNKDTDFLYRDFWEYHTREGGMLSEEMGGGFYTAFSRDQPKKVYVQHKIREMSKKVWDLLRDGAAIYVAGSSTKMPADVMSALEEIVSEEETGGSKEEASRRLKALEKAGMYNVEAWS